The following proteins are encoded in a genomic region of Natrinema sp. DC36:
- a CDS encoding PHP domain-containing protein produces the protein MLSVELHTHSSLSYDGRDPVELILEQAEAVGLDAIAVTDHDEIDASLEAAELAPDYGLVGIPGMEISSKAGHVLGLGLEEAVPPGLSFESTLEAIHDQGGLAVVPHPFQESRHGVMARISREQLALGDAIEVYNSRLFTGRANRQAERYARSRNLPMTAGSDAHISEMVGQAITRVDADDRSAEAILEAIAAGRTTVEGKRTPWRISIRQFAGGVTRRVGRVFNLIR, from the coding sequence GTGCTGTCGGTCGAACTTCACACGCATTCGTCGTTGTCCTACGACGGTCGCGACCCGGTCGAGCTCATTTTGGAGCAGGCCGAGGCCGTCGGTCTCGACGCGATCGCGGTCACGGACCACGACGAGATCGACGCGAGCCTCGAGGCCGCCGAGCTGGCCCCCGACTACGGCCTCGTGGGCATTCCGGGGATGGAGATCTCGAGCAAGGCGGGCCACGTCCTCGGACTCGGCCTCGAGGAAGCGGTTCCACCGGGGCTCTCCTTCGAATCGACGCTCGAGGCAATCCACGACCAGGGCGGACTGGCCGTGGTTCCCCACCCGTTCCAGGAGTCGCGCCACGGCGTGATGGCGCGGATCTCCCGCGAACAGCTCGCGCTCGGCGACGCGATCGAGGTCTACAACTCCCGGCTGTTCACCGGTCGGGCGAACCGGCAGGCCGAACGCTACGCCAGGTCCAGAAATCTGCCGATGACCGCCGGGAGCGACGCGCATATCAGCGAGATGGTCGGGCAAGCGATCACCCGCGTCGACGCCGACGACCGCTCCGCCGAGGCGATCCTCGAGGCGATCGCGGCGGGTCGGACGACCGTCGAAGGGAAGCGAACGCCGTGGCGGATCAGCATTCGACAGTTTGCCGGTGGCGTCACGCGACGTGTGGGTCGCGTTTTCAATCTTATCCGATGA
- a CDS encoding DUF2249 domain-containing protein, with translation MPTTAAIVDRTDAPSDRPRETIDVRSLGPPEPLKRTLETLAELPAETVLVQRNDRVPQFLFPKLDGRGYTYEPVERDDDIVTVIWRTKASLETIDDA, from the coding sequence ATGCCCACGACAGCAGCCATCGTCGACCGCACGGACGCACCGTCCGACCGACCGCGGGAAACGATCGACGTTCGCTCGCTCGGTCCCCCGGAGCCGCTGAAACGGACCCTCGAGACGCTCGCCGAACTCCCCGCGGAGACGGTTCTGGTCCAGCGAAACGACCGCGTCCCCCAGTTTCTGTTTCCGAAACTGGACGGCCGCGGCTATACCTACGAACCAGTCGAACGCGATGACGACATCGTGACCGTCATCTGGCGGACGAAAGCGTCGCTCGAGACGATAGACGACGCGTAA
- a CDS encoding DUF2249 domain-containing protein — MTRLDIRDIQPVNRHPTIHDEFEALEPGETLTIVNDHEPKPLFYEFQAEVESFDADGYEVEQHAPDEFVARFPKLEA; from the coding sequence ATGACGCGACTCGACATCAGAGACATTCAACCGGTGAACCGCCACCCGACCATCCACGACGAGTTCGAGGCCCTCGAGCCGGGCGAGACGCTCACGATCGTCAACGATCACGAGCCCAAGCCGCTGTTCTACGAGTTCCAGGCCGAAGTCGAGAGCTTCGACGCCGACGGGTACGAGGTCGAACAACACGCCCCTGACGAGTTCGTCGCCCGATTCCCGAAGCTGGAGGCCTGA
- a CDS encoding asparagine synthase-related protein, producing MTDTTLRGAEPPIVRDALERGDPLPGTAGFGGEIDGRFVRDVLGRVPLFVEAESSFARAGPTWAFEPTALEDPVLFPAGAVAAADGPVPDAESCWALPDPAPVSDHEAAIDDLEGAIETATASVRQDDRDIAVAFSGGVDSALVAELLDAPLYVVGFPDSHDVAAARTAADAMGRELTVVDLEPADLERAVPEVARATGRTNAMDVQIALPLYLVGERVAADGFDALAVGQGADELFGGYEKVVRLDHRVEAETVRGAVREGIRSLPDQLPRDVLTIEATGLEPVAPFLHDTVVEAALRLPDELLADADERKRGFRRVADRHLPTEVASRDKKAVQYGSLVARELDRLARQADYKRRMDDHVGKYISSLLEDAETRVGSD from the coding sequence ATGACCGACACAACGCTTCGCGGTGCCGAGCCGCCGATCGTTCGCGACGCGCTCGAGCGCGGCGACCCGCTTCCGGGAACGGCCGGCTTCGGGGGGGAAATCGACGGCCGGTTCGTTCGCGACGTACTCGGAAGAGTTCCGCTGTTCGTCGAAGCAGAATCGAGTTTCGCGCGCGCGGGACCGACGTGGGCGTTCGAGCCGACCGCGCTCGAGGACCCGGTCCTCTTTCCAGCCGGTGCGGTGGCAGCCGCGGACGGTCCCGTTCCCGACGCCGAATCCTGCTGGGCGCTCCCCGATCCGGCCCCCGTATCGGACCACGAAGCCGCGATCGATGACCTCGAGGGCGCAATCGAGACGGCGACCGCGAGCGTTCGGCAGGACGATCGCGATATCGCTGTCGCCTTCTCCGGTGGCGTCGACTCGGCGCTGGTCGCCGAACTGCTCGACGCGCCGCTGTACGTCGTCGGCTTCCCCGACAGTCACGACGTCGCGGCCGCGCGGACGGCCGCCGACGCGATGGGCCGCGAGCTCACGGTCGTCGACCTCGAGCCGGCCGACCTCGAGCGCGCCGTTCCGGAGGTGGCGCGTGCGACCGGCCGCACGAACGCGATGGACGTCCAGATCGCGCTCCCCCTCTATTTGGTCGGCGAGCGCGTCGCCGCGGACGGGTTCGACGCGCTCGCCGTCGGCCAAGGAGCCGACGAACTGTTCGGCGGCTACGAGAAGGTCGTGCGGCTCGACCACCGGGTCGAGGCCGAGACCGTCCGCGGAGCCGTCCGCGAGGGAATTCGAAGCCTCCCGGACCAACTGCCGCGGGACGTGCTGACGATCGAGGCGACTGGTCTCGAGCCGGTCGCGCCCTTCCTCCACGACACCGTGGTCGAGGCGGCGCTCCGACTGCCGGACGAGCTACTGGCCGACGCGGACGAGCGAAAGCGCGGGTTCCGACGAGTTGCGGACCGGCATCTGCCGACCGAGGTCGCCAGCAGGGACAAGAAGGCGGTCCAGTACGGTAGCCTCGTCGCCCGCGAACTCGATCGACTCGCCCGGCAGGCCGACTACAAGCGCCGGATGGACGATCACGTCGGGAAGTACATCTCGTCACTGCTCGAGGACGCGGAAACGCGGGTAGGCTCCGACTGA
- a CDS encoding response regulator gives MSTDTPSVLIVEDEPDLANLYAAWLEDDCDVETAYDGSEALEAIDGAIDVVLLDRRMPGLSGDTVLETIREQSLECRVAMVTAVEPDFDIVELGFDDYLVKPVSKDELVDIIDQLLLRATHDEQLQEFFALASKKALLDDQKTESERRSSQEYAELEDRMAVLRVQVNDTMRELLEQDSYRELCQDIARESVFQE, from the coding sequence ATGTCCACAGACACCCCGTCCGTCCTGATCGTCGAAGACGAGCCCGACCTCGCGAACCTCTACGCCGCGTGGCTCGAGGACGACTGCGACGTCGAGACGGCCTACGACGGCAGCGAAGCGCTCGAGGCGATCGACGGCGCGATCGACGTCGTCCTCCTCGATCGTCGGATGCCCGGTCTCTCGGGCGATACCGTCCTCGAGACCATTCGAGAGCAGTCACTCGAGTGCCGGGTCGCGATGGTGACGGCGGTCGAACCCGATTTCGACATCGTCGAGCTCGGATTCGACGATTACCTCGTCAAGCCCGTCTCGAAGGACGAACTGGTCGACATCATCGACCAGCTGCTCCTCCGAGCGACCCACGACGAGCAGCTCCAGGAGTTCTTCGCACTCGCCTCCAAGAAGGCGCTGCTGGACGACCAGAAGACCGAGTCCGAACGCCGGTCCAGCCAGGAGTACGCCGAACTTGAGGACCGAATGGCCGTCCTTCGCGTGCAGGTCAACGACACGATGCGGGAACTCCTGGAACAGGACAGCTATCGGGAGCTCTGTCAGGACATTGCTCGCGAATCCGTCTTTCAGGAGTAG
- a CDS encoding cupin domain-containing protein, translated as MLDTYADSIDDLEPADGEVETAELVVSDDVLVKAFALGPGAELEAHEHAESTNVFHVLEGTVTVIQDDEREEIDAPGVVHHERGVDHGAENETDERVVFTASLCPMPS; from the coding sequence ATGCTCGATACGTACGCCGATTCGATCGACGACCTCGAGCCCGCCGACGGTGAGGTCGAAACCGCGGAACTGGTCGTCAGCGACGACGTCCTCGTGAAGGCGTTCGCGCTCGGACCGGGTGCTGAACTCGAGGCCCACGAACACGCGGAGAGCACGAACGTCTTCCACGTGCTCGAGGGGACAGTCACGGTGATTCAGGACGATGAGCGCGAGGAAATCGACGCGCCCGGAGTCGTCCACCACGAGCGCGGTGTCGACCACGGTGCGGAAAACGAGACCGACGAGCGGGTGGTCTTTACTGCGAGCCTCTGTCCGATGCCGTCCTGA
- a CDS encoding P-loop NTPase: protein MSITEHELEIKLEDVEDPDIGEDIVSLGLVNDVVIDDETARVSLAFNAPYAPSEMAIGNQIRDVIEDAGLEPDLRAHVGEEHGFDDEVLPKVRNVIAVSSGKGGVGKTTVAANLAAGLEKRGAMVGLLDADIHGPNVPQILPPESDPGVTPNEEIVPPRSDGVRVISMGMMMEDDDDPAILRGPMVNKFMMKFLEGVEWGRLDYLIVDLPPGTGDATLNLLQSMPVTGSVVVTTPQEMALDDTRKGIQMFNKHDTPVFGVVENMSSFICPSCGDQHGLFGTGGADTIVDKYDVPLLGKIPIHPDFGADGSEGALVKDDGSEVQSHLEDLVGEVADRIGEANRRTVSENITQEPANKLPTETED, encoded by the coding sequence ATGAGCATTACAGAACACGAACTCGAGATCAAACTCGAGGACGTCGAAGATCCGGACATCGGCGAGGACATCGTCTCGCTCGGACTGGTCAACGACGTCGTAATCGACGACGAGACGGCCCGCGTTTCGCTCGCGTTCAACGCGCCCTACGCTCCCTCCGAGATGGCGATCGGGAATCAGATCCGCGACGTCATCGAGGACGCCGGCCTCGAGCCCGACCTGCGGGCCCACGTCGGCGAGGAGCACGGGTTCGACGACGAGGTCCTCCCGAAAGTGCGCAACGTCATCGCCGTCTCCTCCGGCAAAGGTGGCGTCGGCAAGACGACGGTCGCGGCCAACCTCGCGGCCGGGCTCGAGAAACGCGGTGCGATGGTCGGCCTGCTCGACGCCGACATTCACGGGCCGAACGTGCCGCAGATCCTCCCGCCCGAGAGCGACCCCGGGGTCACGCCCAACGAGGAAATCGTGCCGCCACGCTCGGACGGCGTCCGCGTCATCAGTATGGGCATGATGATGGAGGACGACGACGATCCCGCAATCTTGCGCGGGCCGATGGTCAACAAGTTCATGATGAAGTTCCTCGAGGGCGTCGAGTGGGGACGGCTCGATTACCTCATCGTCGACCTCCCGCCGGGGACCGGCGACGCGACGCTGAACCTGTTGCAGTCGATGCCGGTGACCGGATCGGTCGTCGTCACGACGCCTCAGGAGATGGCGTTAGACGACACCCGAAAGGGAATTCAGATGTTCAACAAACACGACACGCCGGTGTTCGGCGTCGTCGAGAACATGAGTTCGTTTATCTGCCCGTCCTGTGGCGACCAGCACGGGCTGTTCGGGACCGGCGGTGCGGATACCATCGTCGACAAGTACGACGTTCCGTTGCTGGGAAAGATCCCGATCCACCCCGATTTCGGAGCCGACGGCAGCGAGGGGGCGCTCGTCAAGGACGACGGCAGCGAGGTCCAGAGCCATCTCGAGGACCTCGTCGGCGAGGTCGCCGATCGAATCGGCGAGGCCAACCGGCGCACGGTCTCGGAAAACATTACCCAGGAACCGGCGAACAAGCTGCCGACCGAGACGGAAGACTGA
- a CDS encoding helix-turn-helix domain-containing protein, translating to MAHATLTLTMPESIWIQQISTDFPESTFRVLAAVPGSDTGFALVRIAGAETPAVVEAMEEHPQITELSLAQWSDDEATVHFETTAPLLLFSSRESGMPIELPIEIQDGEATIDVTGSRERLAELAEQLEHFGLQYRIDHVRERLHESQLLSDRQLEVIVAAVEAGYYDTPRRCSLTELAGHLEIAKSTCSETIHRAEEAIIKRFVDDIPGVTEEENLEEQIASQ from the coding sequence ATGGCCCACGCAACCCTCACGCTCACGATGCCCGAGTCGATCTGGATTCAACAGATTTCGACGGACTTCCCCGAATCGACCTTTCGGGTCCTCGCGGCCGTTCCCGGCTCAGACACCGGCTTCGCCCTCGTCCGAATCGCCGGTGCGGAAACCCCTGCGGTGGTCGAAGCCATGGAGGAACACCCCCAGATCACCGAACTCTCGCTCGCCCAGTGGAGCGACGACGAGGCGACGGTCCACTTCGAGACCACCGCACCGCTCCTCTTGTTCTCCTCTCGAGAGTCGGGGATGCCGATTGAATTGCCGATCGAAATCCAGGACGGCGAGGCGACGATCGACGTCACCGGCTCCCGCGAGCGACTGGCCGAACTCGCCGAACAGCTCGAACACTTCGGCCTCCAGTATCGGATCGATCACGTCCGCGAGCGGCTCCACGAGAGCCAACTCCTCTCGGACCGTCAACTCGAGGTGATCGTCGCCGCCGTCGAAGCCGGCTACTACGACACCCCGCGGCGCTGTTCACTGACGGAGCTGGCCGGCCACCTCGAGATCGCCAAGTCCACGTGTAGCGAAACGATCCACCGGGCAGAGGAAGCGATTATCAAGCGGTTCGTCGACGACATCCCGGGCGTCACCGAGGAGGAGAATCTCGAGGAACAGATCGCGAGTCAATAA
- a CDS encoding DUF2249 domain-containing protein, whose translation MTIESTERTLDIREIDGPPFDDIVATLESLERGGQLRLIVPFEPVPLYDELHDRGFAHESERREGDVWHVRIEHV comes from the coding sequence ATGACGATCGAATCCACAGAACGAACGCTCGACATCCGTGAGATCGACGGACCGCCGTTCGACGACATCGTTGCGACACTCGAGTCGCTCGAACGCGGCGGTCAGTTACGACTGATCGTGCCGTTCGAACCGGTTCCGCTCTACGACGAACTCCACGACCGCGGATTCGCTCACGAGAGCGAGCGACGCGAGGGCGACGTCTGGCACGTGCGTATCGAACACGTGTAG
- the purL gene encoding phosphoribosylformylglycinamidine synthase subunit PurL has protein sequence MSLADSDRELVVSELGREPTRAEAALFENLWSEHCAYRSSRPLLSAFDSEGEQVVVGPGDDAAVVALPSTDADGDRTGGRTDDERTYITMGIESHNHPSYVDPVDGAATGVGGIVRDTLSMGAYPIALADSLYFGEFDDDHSRYLFEGVVEGISHYGNCIGVPTVAGSVDFHPDYEGNPLVNVACVGLTNEERLVTAEAQEPGNKLVLVGNATGRDGLGGASFASEDLAEDAETADRPAVQVGDPYAEKLLIEANEQLVDDGLIESARDLGAAGLGGASSEMVAKADLGARIELERVHQREPNMNAMEILLAESQERMCYEVKPENVDRVREIVERFDLGCSVIGEVTDENYTCLFEGETVVDVDAYFLGEGAPMNDLETEDLEEPATDLPDADLETTFDAVVSSPNTASKRWVYRQYDHEVGVRTSVGPGDDAAIIAVREAEQGLAISAGAAPNWTAVAPYEGARAIALENATNIAAKGATPLAAVDCLNGGNPEKPDVYGGFTDIVDGLAEMCETLSTPVVGGNVSLYNDSVTGPIPPTPTLAMVGSKDGYDAPPLSVESEGDLVLVGDLGLERDEFRLGGSEYLARFDGSDRFPGLPDDPASVVETLAAVANDNSTLAVHDVSHGGLAVALAEMVGDDAGLEVSIPAADPAGALFHEQPGRALIQTKSVAAVREAFDGVGPVVELGTATDDGRLAIDLGDRTLETDATAIRERRATIERELE, from the coding sequence ATGAGTCTTGCCGATTCGGACCGCGAACTCGTCGTCTCCGAGCTGGGACGGGAACCGACTCGAGCGGAGGCGGCGCTGTTCGAGAACCTCTGGAGCGAGCACTGCGCGTACCGCTCCTCGCGACCGTTGCTGTCGGCGTTCGACAGCGAGGGCGAGCAAGTCGTCGTCGGGCCGGGCGACGACGCGGCGGTCGTCGCGTTGCCGTCGACTGACGCCGACGGCGATCGCACCGGCGGGCGCACAGACGACGAGCGGACGTACATCACGATGGGCATCGAGAGCCACAACCACCCCTCCTACGTGGACCCGGTCGACGGCGCGGCGACGGGCGTCGGCGGCATCGTCCGGGACACGCTCTCGATGGGCGCGTATCCGATCGCGCTCGCGGACTCGCTGTACTTCGGCGAGTTCGACGACGACCACTCGCGGTACCTGTTCGAGGGCGTCGTCGAGGGAATCAGCCACTACGGCAACTGTATCGGCGTCCCGACGGTCGCCGGCAGCGTCGACTTCCACCCCGATTACGAGGGGAATCCGCTGGTCAACGTGGCCTGCGTCGGGCTGACGAACGAGGAGCGACTCGTCACCGCCGAAGCGCAGGAGCCGGGCAACAAACTGGTCCTCGTCGGGAACGCTACCGGCCGCGACGGGCTCGGCGGCGCGAGTTTTGCTAGCGAGGACCTCGCCGAAGACGCCGAGACGGCGGATCGGCCCGCGGTGCAGGTCGGCGATCCGTACGCCGAAAAGCTGCTTATCGAGGCCAACGAGCAACTCGTCGACGACGGCCTGATCGAGTCCGCCCGCGACCTCGGCGCGGCCGGCCTCGGCGGGGCCTCGAGCGAGATGGTCGCCAAGGCTGACCTCGGCGCCCGTATCGAACTCGAGCGAGTTCACCAGCGCGAGCCGAACATGAACGCGATGGAGATCCTACTCGCCGAGTCTCAGGAGCGAATGTGTTACGAGGTTAAGCCGGAGAACGTCGACCGCGTGCGCGAGATCGTCGAGCGGTTCGATCTCGGCTGTTCGGTCATCGGCGAGGTCACCGACGAAAACTACACGTGTCTCTTCGAGGGAGAAACGGTCGTCGACGTCGACGCATACTTCCTCGGCGAGGGCGCGCCGATGAACGATCTCGAGACCGAAGACCTCGAAGAGCCGGCGACGGACCTGCCCGACGCGGATCTCGAGACGACGTTCGATGCCGTCGTCTCGAGTCCGAACACCGCCTCGAAGCGGTGGGTCTACCGGCAGTACGACCACGAGGTCGGCGTGCGGACGAGCGTCGGGCCGGGCGACGACGCGGCGATCATCGCGGTGCGAGAAGCCGAGCAAGGACTCGCGATTTCCGCCGGTGCCGCGCCGAACTGGACCGCCGTCGCGCCCTACGAGGGTGCTCGCGCGATCGCGCTCGAGAACGCGACGAACATCGCGGCGAAGGGCGCGACGCCGCTGGCCGCAGTGGACTGCCTTAACGGCGGCAACCCGGAGAAACCGGATGTCTACGGCGGCTTCACCGACATCGTCGATGGCCTCGCGGAGATGTGCGAGACGCTGTCGACGCCGGTCGTCGGCGGGAACGTCTCGCTGTACAACGACTCCGTCACGGGGCCGATTCCGCCGACGCCGACGCTGGCGATGGTCGGCTCCAAGGACGGCTACGACGCGCCGCCGCTGTCGGTCGAGTCCGAGGGCGATCTGGTCCTCGTCGGTGATCTCGGCCTCGAGCGGGACGAGTTCCGGCTCGGCGGCTCCGAGTACCTCGCGCGCTTCGACGGCAGCGATCGGTTCCCCGGCCTCCCCGACGATCCCGCGAGCGTCGTCGAGACGCTGGCGGCGGTCGCGAACGATAACTCGACGCTAGCCGTTCACGACGTTAGCCACGGCGGCCTCGCCGTCGCGCTCGCCGAAATGGTTGGCGACGACGCCGGGCTCGAGGTGTCGATCCCGGCGGCGGATCCCGCGGGCGCGCTGTTCCACGAACAGCCGGGCCGCGCGCTGATCCAGACCAAATCGGTCGCGGCCGTTCGCGAGGCGTTCGACGGCGTCGGACCGGTCGTCGAACTCGGGACGGCGACCGACGACGGTCGGCTCGCGATCGATCTCGGCGATCGAACGCTCGAGACCGACGCGACCGCGATCCGCGAGCGACGCGCGACGATCGAACGCGAACTCGAGTGA
- the nrfD gene encoding NrfD/PsrC family molybdoenzyme membrane anchor subunit, with product MSTKEPTEADILRPINTLTTKYFIMYGVAALGLVAFLIAWAYQLQQGLIVTGLGDWGSGGGSTWGLYIGAFIWWVGVAHGGIILSAAVRLLNMDRYMPVARLAEMTTIGGLSAAGFYILVHMGRPDRMVTSVIGHYHITVNNSPLVWDVTVITAYFVLSATYLGLTLRYDVNRLRDDLPDKFEPIYKILTIGYSKKEDKVIDRMVWWLAAAVIIMAPLLLHGGVIPWLFALLPAMPGWTGAIQGPMFLSIALMSAISGIMIISYAFRRAYDWDHIITDDIFRGLLLWLGFFTLLFLWFQLQTIINGVFLGPTNKAVAIEAKIGHPVYQVAMTMIFGTLVYIFLQGIRPALFSKKRALLASGIILAGTLTEKILFVVEGFLHPTFDIYANTPGTYFPSLIEWLSLVGTTALVALLFLNLSKLVPVVELHAVEHLRGDHAHDDEATEPEVEA from the coding sequence ATGAGCACGAAGGAGCCAACGGAAGCGGACATCCTTCGTCCGATCAACACGCTCACGACGAAGTACTTCATCATGTACGGTGTCGCTGCACTGGGCCTCGTCGCCTTCCTCATCGCCTGGGCCTACCAGCTCCAACAGGGCCTGATCGTCACCGGCCTCGGCGACTGGGGAAGCGGTGGCGGCTCGACCTGGGGACTGTACATCGGCGCGTTCATCTGGTGGGTCGGCGTCGCTCACGGCGGGATCATCCTCTCGGCCGCCGTCCGCCTGCTCAATATGGACCGGTACATGCCGGTCGCTCGACTCGCAGAGATGACGACGATCGGCGGCCTCTCGGCCGCCGGCTTCTACATCCTGGTCCACATGGGACGTCCGGACCGGATGGTGACGAGCGTCATCGGTCACTACCACATCACGGTCAACAACTCACCGCTGGTGTGGGACGTCACCGTCATCACGGCCTACTTCGTGCTGTCGGCGACCTATCTCGGCCTGACGCTGCGCTACGACGTCAACCGCCTACGTGACGATCTGCCGGACAAGTTCGAACCGATCTACAAGATACTGACTATCGGCTACAGCAAGAAGGAAGACAAGGTCATCGATCGGATGGTCTGGTGGCTCGCCGCCGCAGTCATCATCATGGCCCCGCTCTTGCTCCACGGCGGCGTGATCCCGTGGCTGTTCGCACTCCTGCCGGCGATGCCCGGCTGGACCGGTGCGATTCAGGGGCCGATGTTCCTCAGTATCGCGCTGATGTCGGCGATCAGCGGCATCATGATCATCTCCTACGCGTTCCGCCGAGCCTACGACTGGGATCACATCATCACCGACGACATCTTCCGCGGACTGCTCCTGTGGCTCGGATTCTTCACCCTGCTGTTCCTGTGGTTCCAGTTGCAGACGATCATTAACGGCGTCTTCCTCGGACCGACCAACAAGGCGGTCGCGATCGAGGCGAAGATCGGCCACCCGGTCTACCAGGTTGCGATGACGATGATCTTCGGCACGCTCGTCTACATCTTCCTGCAGGGGATCCGTCCGGCCCTGTTCAGTAAGAAGCGAGCGCTCCTCGCCAGCGGTATCATCCTCGCCGGGACCCTGACCGAGAAGATCCTGTTCGTCGTCGAGGGATTCCTGCACCCGACGTTCGACATCTACGCCAATACGCCCGGGACCTACTTCCCGAGCCTTATCGAGTGGCTCTCGCTCGTCGGAACGACTGCGCTGGTTGCACTTTTATTCCTCAACCTCTCGAAGCTCGTTCCCGTGGTCGAACTCCACGCGGTCGAACACCTGCGCGGCGACCACGCACACGATGACGAAGCGACCGAACCCGAGGTGGAAGCATGA
- a CDS encoding 4Fe-4S ferredoxin N-terminal domain-containing protein, translating to MSTDDESFHPLGDEWEGELETMLDDTEYDSQLGMDMARDAMRVTKGELSEADFHEKYHEDVMEEFGEDERPTKEAYEAAQEEAKGTFSRMVDKFDGDGDETRRETMKKMGVGAAAVGLGAFGTVSDGPEHSVAEGPRQETTEERDTQWGMTIDLERCDGCLSCMTACSEENDLDQGVNWMYVMAWEDELHHGQEEDTEHDVYTDFNMGSDFNMLVRPCQHCTDAPCEKVCPTTARHTRDKDGLVLTDYDVCIGCRYCQVACPYGVNYFQWDEPDTAYENIPEGRDADDPDQITHAEYEYGERWVDSRAPRGTMSKCTMCPSMQDGRQGEDKIGTTACESACPPGAIQFGNVKDEKSDPSQHREHPVKSRAVIHLTNATESSKQAPSADQINSALSEGDDLETAIENIEGLTVDILAVMKAIEIVSEGTEPGDKENNSILQNQQEILSAVEAFQQYVALDTEEAYTELRLGDGSEQQAQFRLEQYTGNPSSFQLLEDIGTNPNITYLGQQPGPEAHQVDGPTDYEDVDLLDERQKDLDEGTVGRIDGVSL from the coding sequence ATGAGCACGGACGATGAATCATTCCACCCCCTCGGAGACGAGTGGGAAGGCGAACTCGAGACGATGCTCGACGATACCGAGTACGACAGCCAGCTCGGTATGGATATGGCCCGCGACGCGATGCGGGTCACCAAGGGCGAACTCTCCGAAGCCGACTTCCACGAGAAGTATCACGAGGACGTGATGGAGGAGTTCGGCGAGGACGAGCGACCGACCAAGGAGGCCTACGAGGCGGCCCAGGAGGAGGCGAAGGGCACGTTCTCCCGAATGGTCGACAAGTTCGACGGCGACGGCGACGAAACCCGTCGCGAGACGATGAAGAAGATGGGCGTCGGCGCGGCGGCCGTCGGTCTCGGTGCGTTCGGCACCGTCAGCGACGGTCCCGAGCACAGCGTGGCCGAAGGCCCGCGCCAGGAGACCACCGAGGAGCGCGACACCCAGTGGGGGATGACGATCGACCTCGAGCGGTGTGACGGCTGTCTCTCCTGTATGACGGCCTGTTCCGAGGAGAACGATCTCGACCAGGGCGTCAACTGGATGTACGTCATGGCCTGGGAGGACGAGCTCCACCACGGCCAGGAGGAAGACACCGAGCACGACGTCTACACCGACTTCAACATGGGGAGCGACTTCAACATGCTCGTGCGACCGTGCCAGCACTGCACGGACGCTCCTTGCGAGAAGGTCTGCCCGACGACGGCGCGTCACACGCGCGACAAGGACGGACTGGTTCTCACCGACTACGACGTCTGTATCGGCTGCCGGTACTGTCAGGTCGCCTGCCCCTACGGCGTCAACTACTTCCAGTGGGACGAACCCGATACGGCCTACGAGAACATCCCAGAGGGTCGCGATGCCGACGACCCCGATCAGATCACGCACGCCGAGTACGAATACGGCGAGCGCTGGGTCGACAGTCGCGCGCCTCGCGGGACGATGAGCAAGTGTACGATGTGTCCGTCCATGCAGGACGGCAGACAGGGAGAAGACAAGATCGGGACGACCGCCTGCGAGTCGGCCTGTCCGCCGGGCGCGATCCAGTTCGGCAACGTCAAAGACGAGAAGAGCGATCCGTCCCAGCACCGCGAGCACCCGGTCAAGAGTCGCGCGGTCATTCACCTGACGAACGCCACTGAAAGCAGCAAACAAGCTCCGTCGGCTGACCAGATTAACAGCGCCCTCAGTGAGGGCGACGATCTCGAGACCGCGATCGAGAATATCGAGGGCCTCACCGTGGACATCCTCGCGGTCATGAAGGCGATCGAAATCGTCAGTGAGGGCACCGAGCCCGGCGACAAGGAGAACAACTCCATTCTCCAGAACCAACAGGAAATCCTCTCCGCGGTCGAGGCCTTCCAACAGTACGTCGCCCTCGACACCGAGGAGGCGTACACCGAACTGAGACTCGGCGATGGCAGCGAACAGCAGGCCCAGTTCCGACTCGAGCAGTACACGGGCAACCCGAGTTCGTTCCAACTGCTCGAAGACATCGGAACGAACCCGAACATCACCTACCTCGGCCAACAGCCCGGTCCGGAGGCCCATCAGGTCGACGGACCGACCGACTACGAGGACGTCGACCTGCTCGACGAGCGTCAGAAAGACCTCGACGAGGGCACGGTCGGGCGCATTGACGGGGTGTCCTTATGA